The Peromyscus maniculatus bairdii isolate BWxNUB_F1_BW_parent chromosome 3, HU_Pman_BW_mat_3.1, whole genome shotgun sequence genome segment tcttttttattttttaaagatttatttattatgtatacagtgttctgtctgcaggccagaagagggcaccagatctcattacagatggttgtgagccaccatgtgggtgctgggaattgaactctggaccttaggaagagcagccagtgctgttaaccactgagccatctctccagcccccagtttttAATTCTTGACAGTGTCCCTGTCCCACAGGGTAGGGCTGGAGGACCTGGGAGGGTAGGATTGCAGAAATTTGTGGGTTTGAGAATGAGTCACCTATAGAGAGAGTACTGATTCTTCTCTTTTGGGGATTGTGTTGTTTTGGGGGACACAGCATCCTTCTACACAGCAAAATGAAAGAGCCTGGGGCTGTGCTGGCTGTGGCTGATGCCTGGCTCCAAGACCCAGACAATCAGGGGCTTCCTGAGTACGGATCATTGGCAGAACTCCACCTGCTCCGGGTGCTGCTACCCTTGGGCCGCTTGTCAGAGGCCGCGGGGCTAGCGGAGGGCTCTGCAGCTTTCAGCGAGGAGCAGCGGGAAGAAGCGCTGCAGGCCATCCACACAGCACAGCGACAGCGTACGCAGGAGCACCTGAGGCAGGAGCACCCGAGTTCTCAGGAGCAACAGAAGCTGAGCCAGCAGGGTAAGACATCAgggctccctggcctctgcaaaGGGGTCCCATGGTGTCCCCTGTACCTTCTTGACTTTCCTAAGATTAGAAACGTAAGAATTTAAGTCACAGAATGGAAAGCCACTGTATTGCATTACAAACCAAGCTAGGCTTTTTGAAGTTGGAACGCAAGGAGAGTCTACACAGGGGAGGTGTTGCTGGGGTCCCCTGGCCCTGatttgtcttccaagtgctgggattaagggccggttgtggtagtgcacacctttaatcccagcaggcggatctctgtgagtttgaggccagcctggtctatagaatgagttctaggacagccagggttatcaagccagaaaaaccctgtcttgaaaaaacaaaacaaaacagaaaagaaagaaagaaaagatgcttTTCTTTGGGGTCTGATTAGTCATTTCCTTGGGATCCTCTCACTGGATTTTTGCATCCATCATGCTGGCTCTAATACACACACAGCTTAACTCGgtaatttatgaaataaaaatgacctcCTTCAGCTTTGGGTCTTTGTGCCCggcctcctctctgccttcactTAACTAGGgcttttgaatgttttgtttttttcaactgAGGTCTGCCTTGTTCATTAGTGTGCAGTTGTGCTACCCAGTGGCTTCTGGTCGCATCCTCACAAGGCAGTGGAGTGGGGCTGGGAGTGGGATTGTTCTGTTACAGGAACTTAAAGGCCTTTGGCTCCAAACTGTCTTTGCTCCCCAGTCCTTTCGGTTCCCATTCCTTCAGTCTGTGTGTGAATACTTCCAAGATTAGAACATTACCTGTCTCCCGGAGTGTGCCTtctgtcttttttaaagatttatttttattattttaagttatgtgtatgtatgtgtctgtgtatggatatgtaggtgcccatgaaggctagggacatcagatcctcctggagctggagttataggcagttgtgaaccccACAGTGTGGATGCCAGGAACTGAACATATAATATGTGTATCTGTAGAAATAATgtgtgaagccgggcggtggtggctcacgcctttaatcccagcactcgggaggcagaagcaggcgatctctgtgagttcgaggtcagcctggactacagaataagttccaggaaaggctccaaaagctacacagagaaaccctgtctcgtaaaaccaaacgaaaacaaaacaaaagaaataatatgtgtgtgtgttttattataGAAAAGGTTGCTATGATATCACTTTATTGTGTGGTggaataaataaactaaataaaaatttaggTATGACAAAAATGATtgtaaattaaacaaaacaaaaaacaaacacaccaaaattaaccagaccaaaatgtggtggtattgtgttcccccaaatattgtgcatgctaacaaacttatctggggtcagagaagagaacagccacaatattaaacatagaggataggcagtggtagcacacgcctttaatcctagcattccagaggcagaaatccctttggatctctgtgagttcaagcccacattggaaacagccaggcatggtgactcacgcctttaatcccagaaagtgagcctttaatcccagggagtgatggcagaaaacagaaagatatataaggtgtgaagaccagaaactagaagcatttggctggttaagcttttaggcttttgagcaacagttcagctgagacccattctggatgaggactagaggcttccagtctgaggaaacaggatcagctgaggaactgtcgaggtgaggtagctgtggcttgttctgtttctctgaccttccagcattcaccccagtaactggtctcaggtttgattttattaataagaacttttaagattcatgctacaccaaaAGACTATACAATTCAGTGAACTTCTATACGGTTTGAATAGCCATTCAGAACAGAAGCTATGGAGTTTCACTTTGGATTTTCTACTTCcacattgaatatatttttatgtacttagTCACCATCAGAGACAAAGTATCTGTTTCAgagtagaactagaaaaacaattggCTTTATAccttccttcagcattttctgTCTTTGGACAGCTTGGGGAttgttaaattttcttctttttggaatTTACATGGAAGCCTGCTATTTTAATCAGGAAATTATGATCGTGTTCTCCAAAGTCCTCTTCTCTGTGGACCTGCTGGGATCACCTCTCTTCTTTGCTGGCAGGCTGTTGGTTTCAGGAGCTGCCTGTGGCTGCCAGGCCGTCCACCATTgccttagttaggtttctgttgctgtgataaaacaaccaaaagcaatttggggaggaaagggtttatttcatcttacacttccatatcataaTCCGTCATTaaaggaagtcggggcaggaactgaagacaggaacctggaggcaggaactgactcagaagccatggaggagtgctgcttactggtttgcttctcatggtttgttcagcctgctttacttatagaacccaggaccatcaccCAGGGATGGTCCCGCCCCCTGTGGGATAGGCTCACCTACATGGATAATTAATGAAGAATATGCTCCACAGGCAGGTCTGGTGGGGACATTGTCTCAGtagaggttctctcttcccattctagtctgtgtcaaggtgacatgaAGATTAGCAGCACAGCCGTAACCTCTGTGGCAGGTCCAGGGGCTTCTGTCAGGACCGGCACCACTTGTCTTTGGGCTACCAGTAGTCATGATTTTATTCACAATCCCAGTCTTGATTCTCTACTGCATATATTAAAACCCTTCATTTCTCTGTGTTAATGTGTCACTAGTAAGGCTCTGAATTATTTTACATGTCAATTTGTCACGTGAAGAATGCTGTAAAATAAGGGGGCTGTTTTCAGACACACGCTTACACAGCTGAGtgggtcttgtgtgtgctgaCTGTGTCTTCATACAGCCTGTCCTTAAAATGTCTTTGGACAGCTGTGGGTGttgtgtagctcaatggtagagtaatTGTCAAGCATCTGCAAGGTCATGGATCCATCCCCAGCATTGCAAAAGCCAAActcaacccccaaacaaacaatgCCATTTTTAGAGCTTTCAGAGTTTTCTTTTGAACTATTTCATGAGCTCTACAAGGAAATCATTCTCGTTCTATTTTGATTGACTCTTCAGCTCTAGCTCAAGGCTCAGAGCCCGGGAGGCTGACTTGCCCGACTCACCCTGCAATGCTCTGTCCCCTGGTCAGGTTCATTCTCCTGGAAGTTGATGTCACTGCTGAGGTTGCTTCGCCAGCTTTGGGGCTCTGTGAAGAGCCACCTCCTCTCTCAGCCCTTCAAAAAGAGCCTCCTGGCCGCCTTGATCCTCTGTCTGTTGGTTCTGCGGTTTGACCCAGGTGAGTGAAGGGTCACCTACAGCAGGGTCTGTGGGAGCAGGTGCTGCTGTGCGGGGGCCACCCCCTGTGACACTGTGACATTGTTCTCTGAGCCTCTTCCATAGAGAATACATGTCAGCCTCACCTGGAAGGAGAGACCAGGCCTAGAACCTAGGAGAGCAGTTGGAGAACATTCACCACCCTGCTGATGGAGTTACCTAGGCCTCTGCTCCATCCAGAGATGATCTCTAGGCAGAATGCAAGATAAGGAAGCCTTCCTCATCATAACACCTGAAATAGTCTGTTGATCCAAGTGTCTCCTGGCTAGTGTGACCTTGAAGTTGTAAATGAAATTCTGGTGCACTTTAGAAGGTGTGGGAAAATAACTGGGAATGATCTTCTGGTTACAGAACCTTCCCTGGTGCTGTGTGCTGGGCCTCAGGGTGCCTAGTCTCTTCTGCttcacttgagagagagagagagagatgagcttTCCGGGTGAGACTTGGGAAGGCACCTGATTTTGTGATCACCCAGATGTGCAGACGCTGGGCCACAGTTAGGGGACCACTATTCGagaacccccccaccccaaggtCTTGCCATGTAGTACAGAATGTCCTCAAATGGttttgtttcagcctcctgaatgctgggaatgtAGGTGTGTATCACTAGGCCAGGTTTTCTGCCTTACTTTCTCTGAGTTGTGAGTTAGTCTCTGCTTTTCTCAAGAATTTAGACTTAGGATAGAATTATGCAACTTTCAAAACCAAGGGGAAATGAAAAACCTTGATATTAGTCCatgccttttctttcatttttggttGAGAAATCCAATAACCAGAGAGGTCAAGTGGATAGACCAGAGTCCACAGTTTGCCTGCTTTCAAAGCTGCCACCTTTTGACTTTAGGTCCCAGCTTTCCTAACTTCCCCTTTCTGTGGTCAGAGTTGGTTTAACCCTTTGCTGGACTCAGAGCAGGAATGTCCCCTCTGGACAGCTCTATTGGTTATACAGAAAAATCACGGGCAGCTTCCAGAAACACTGTGAAAAAGACGGGTGAGCAGCCACACCCGACATGGGAAGCACAGTCTGAGCACTGGAAAAACAGATTTAAGAAAGGGAAGTGTGGTCTGTGTGGTTTATGTCTGTCCCGTACTGTCCGCTCTGTAGGTGTGATAAGAATTTAGAAATTCCTTATGACTTCCCCTAAGCCCTTTTCTGTCACTAATGCTGATCTCCTAAACGGTGACGCAGAAAGCCGTTTGAACTTGGCCGTGCACTGGGCCGCTCAGAGCTTCCTCAGGAGAGGAGGACCTGGGGCTGGGCTGCAAATAGAACTTGGAAGAAGATGGTCAGTTgctgtaaagaaaaagaacatgtgtGGAGGGCTGGGAATAGTGTTTGGTGGTagatggcacatgtgtggagggccGGGGTAGTTTTTGGTGGTAGATGGCACATGTATGGAGGGCCGGGGTAGTGTTTGGTGGTAGATGGCATATGTAGCACGTGTGAAGCAtggggctccatccccagccttagaggaataaataaatccctttctctctccactccctctgcatcgtgtgtgcgtgtgtgtacgtgtgtgcatgtgtgcgcgctgGCATGGATTCGAGGTTGATGCTGGGTGCTTTCTTACTCTCTGCATCGTTGGCGTCGGcgtcatcatcgtcatcatcgcCAAGACTGGGGATTATCTAGGGCCACATACTTGTGGGGCAAGTGTCctgccactgagctccagctcTGGCCTTCCACTTTAGTCTTTGAGTCTcttcagtgaacctggagcttgccgtGGGATCgcaggctttgtgtgtgtgtgtgtgtgtgtgtgtgtgtgtgtgtgtgtgtgttcccaccctgcctggcttgtgtgtgttcctgtgtgtgtgtgtgtgtgtgtgttcccaccctgcctggcttgtgtgtgttcctgtgtgtgtgtgtgtgtgtgtgtgtgtgttcccaccctgcctggcttgtgtgtgttcctgtgtgtgtgtgtgtgtgtgtgtgtgtgtgtgtgtgtgtgtgtgttctcaccctgcctggcttgtgtgtgtgtgttcccacgctgcctggcttgtgtgtgtgttcccaccatgcctggctttcacatGGGTGTTCAGGATTCAAACCAACGTCTTCACACTTGTTCACAGCTCTTTACCCACCATGCCCTTTCCTCAGCCCTGAACACTGCTCCTCCCCATTTTGAGGGGCAGGTCTATGTGTTGCTCAGCCTTGCCTCAACCTCTAGTCCCAGCTgaagctcctgcctcagccttctaagaaCCTGgggtatttttttctgtttaagaaagaaatatGTATTCCTCATTTGGAGGCCAAGGAGGAGCTGGGATACCATGCTTGCCTGGTATGCACTGGGGCCTGGGTTCCCATGAGACGTGGTGCGGTGGCCCATCCCTGTGCTCCCAGAATTTAGGGGACAAAGGCAGAAAGGTCAGAGGGTCAGTTATCCTTGCCTGTAGaggtcccaggccagcctgggctacataagaccctgtctcaaacaaaataaaacaacctacccagatcaaaccaaaacaaagatggaaatatatatttcttgtttgctttttaaatctgTAATCCAAACAAGGAAAATAAGCACAgggtagatttttatttttaatgtagttAATCTCTGGTAAAATAGGTAATATTGTCGTAAGGCTCCAAACTGAAAAAGCATAGAAAGGTACAGAACGTAGTGAAAGTCTCCCGAAATGACTCTCCCCATGGGCAGCCATTGCTACCAGTGTATTTCTTTTCCTCATGAAGTAGAATTGGGGCTTAATAAGCATTGTTTTTAGACTTTAAAAAAGTGTGTATgagtctgcatgtatgtgtgtgcaccccatgcatgcctggtgcttttggaggccagaagtgttggattccctggaaccagtattacagatggtcgtgagccttcatgtggatgctgggaactgaacccaggcctttgcaagaacagccagtgctcttaaccactgagcatctctccagccccaataaaaatattttaatgtaggcCTGAGCATGGGACTGAAGAAAGAGGCCCTCAGAAGGAAGCGAGACGCACCTGGAAGCGCAGGTGTGGGCTTCTGGAGTCACCAGCGTCTGTGTGTAAATCAGAAAGATTCAGATGTAATACGTCTGGATTGCTTTCTAGATTATTTAAGGTTATTGTAATTCTAGTGGAGAAAGCATATCTCAGAGGAAGAGAAATTCCTTGTTATTGAGGAGGCTTTGAACAGCGGGCGGCCCAGATGTGTTTGCTAGCCACCATGGAGGGCTGAGGGAAAAGCACTCATGGTGGGTTTTCCTTCCCCACAGCAACTCCTTCTTCGCTGCCCCTCCTCTACCAGCTGGTCCAGCTCTTCCGCCGGATCCAGAAGGCCACACTCTCTCGGCTCTACCCACTCGCCCTCCGTGACTGAGTGGTCCTGCCCCggctgccttggcctcctgcaGTCCACAGCTACAGAAGCAGAGACATTGTGTCCGGTGGCTGAGCCCCAGCTGGCTCTGTGGGCCCGGGCCCACATcgttccagagagagagacacaaaggcAGGTGAGCTGTGGCTGGCTGCCTGTGAACCCTCCCTTTGGCATCCCACTGTGAGGGGGCCTCAGAGGGAGTGTGGAAATAGTGATGCCCAAGGCCCAGCCACCCAGAGCAGAGGTCTGGCTGCCCAGAACAGTTCTCTTACCTCTTACTGCAACAGCTCCTCAGAAAGGCGGGTTCCAGAGCAGGGAATATGTCTTGAAACACTGTTGTCTTGACAAAGGCCGAGGGTGCTTTCCAGGCTGGGTGCTGAGGGAGCTGGGGGTCCACAAACAACTGGTGGAGTGGCCTTTGGCCTTCGGCTTCTGAGAAACTTACCTCTGAGAATTGCTCCACTGCGCAGTATTTGAGTTCCAGTGAAACCAGAGCTGCCTCTTCTCCCATGCTCCTCCCACAGGCGCCAGAATTACGAGTCAGTGGACCATCCCCTCCAGCTGGTCCTCCAGTCGGGCAGGAGGCTTCTGCCTGAGGCGGTTTGCTATTCAGGCAGAATGTGGCTTCTGACCCACCAGGTGACCGCTGGGAGCACAGTGAGCCTGCCTGACCTTATCTCTGGGGAATGTGATCTTTCTTGGTGCCTCTTAGTCTTAGCTCAGTTTTCCAGGATGCCAGGGGCCAAGCACAGCTCTCGTGGACCCACTGTACCCCACTACCCTTTGACCTGTCCAGCTAGCTCTGGCACACACTGTGGCAGGTCCCTCTCTGTGCCCTGCTGTCCTAGTTGCTGTCTGTGGTTTGTATAATGCCCGTGTGGCACGGGAAGTAGGCCAGTCTCAGAGCTCTGAGAGCTGAAAATGGAACTGGGTAATCAGGTGATCTGGAAGAGCCGAGGGGGCTGGGCCAAGGGGGCTGATGGGGGCCGAAGGGACAAACCCCAGGGGCGAGGCACTGGACTTGTTTCAGCTTTTCTTTTGATGACCACAAAGGTCTCGAATGTTTCTGTCTAAATAAATGCAGAGCATTCTGGTCCCGCCAGTGTGGCGGCCTTCAGCCGGCCACCCATGCCAGATCTCTGTCAGAGTGGATGATGGGAATGCACAGAGGGTTTGCTAGCTTTTTGCTGGTTGATTTTTAGGAACTGTGAGTCAACAGTTTCTCCTTAGAAGAGGAAACTTGACAGACACTTAGAATTCCATCTGAATCCTGAGGACTTGGGAGCCTTGATAGCCTTTCCCTGTCCGTTTGTGTATGGCTTTTAAATAGACCCCGGCTCACTGGGAGAGAAAAGGACTCGGGAAGGGTTGGAATCCCTTGATGAGGATTCCTCTCTTGCTTGCTTTTGACTTGGGAGTTTCACTGTTGTTACTCAGCTTGGCCCAGGACTCCAGCGCGATGAACTCCACCCACCAGTGGAGTTCTTGAATATTTGTGACTCccagctctttctcttccccagcctccatctcaaacccccccccccccccccccgcccgccccttGCAGTGGTGACTTGATGGTGGTGGGGTTGTTTGCCCCCTCCAGTGCTGGAGCTCTTTGAAGCTGCAGAGCAAGGCTCACATCCCTGCTCTGCTGTGTGGGTGAGCGTTGGGCAGAGTTCAGCCTTCTCATCTGTAAGTCAGCCCTTAGCTCCCAGGGACTCGCACATGCGTAAAGGGGCACTTAGGAAGCCGTTGGCACATTCTCCTGCCCTGAGGAAGAGTTCTCGTGAGTGGTTGCTGAGCCGAGGCCTAGCTGAGCATGCGTAAGTGCTCAGAGGGGTGAACAAGTGGGCGATGGAAGAGGGCGTGTGCTTTTGGCAGCCTGTGCGGTCCCCTGCTATGAAACCCAGAATGTATAGGCTTGGTTGTGCCCAGcttgtctctctgctctctcccgaTCCTCTCCGTGGGGCTCTGGTTATCCTCCTGAACGCTGCAGGGCTGTCTGTACCCAGCCCTAACCACCTGCCAGTCAGGTGAGGAACTTGCAGCCCAAACTGCTGCTGTTACTCTGGCCTTTCCAAGGATGTAGGCTGGTCCTCAGCTCGGGGCTTAACGAGGCCAGAGTGAAGGGAGGGCCTTCTTGGTAGACCAGTACGGTAGCCATCAGCCAGAGGTGGCTTTTGAGCATGAAATGGGGCTCATCTATGTAGACACATTCTGTGATTGTAAAATGTACACACTAGATGTCAAAGACCAAGtactaaaacataaaaataaaactaaaatgaaagaatggaaatacaaagatttttatattgattgaatgttgaaatgataatattttgaatatattggGTTAAATAAAATCTACTGAAACTAATTTCAGCTGTTTCTACTTTTTGTAGTGTGGCTTTTGGAGTGTTTGAAATGTCTTATGCTGCATGCATTTGAACAGTGCTATTCAAGACACCACACATACTGGCCGGTTTCAGAGGGGGATTGATGTCGGAGAAGAGCAGTGCATGCTGGGATTGGGAGATGCTGGGTCTAGAGCCGGCTCAGTTGCAGATGGTATCTTGCAGCCACCTTCTTTTTCAGTTAACGAAACCGAGACTCAGAAAGGTGAAACCATTTGTCCTAAGTCACAGCCTGAATAAGACCCAAGCCTCCTGACCCTCCTAGTGTTCTTCCCCggtccctcctgcctcagtcttctctgCCGCTCTCTGGCTGGAGTTCATGGTTAAGAGGGAGATGTCTCGGAGAGGGAAAACTAGATAGAATCGATCAGTTTTCAGGTGTCTGCGGTGTGTGACATAGAACAGGTGTTCTGACTTAAGGGGTGCTTGGGATAGCCGGAGCAGGAGTCCCGTGCTTAGACAGGAGGCTgcgctgggtgggtgggtgtgtgagtgggtgggtgggtgggagggatcGGGTGGAGGTGACggagagcagcagcaggagagctggcctctgAAGGAGGACATGAAGTTCTAAGAAGACAAGAGGCATGTAATGTCCCCTGCTctttgcacatatatgtacatatgcatacatttgcatgtatatatgcacatgcatatacgaAGACATAAATATATTAGAGGTTTGCACATACAAAGCAATACATAAGTTATGAAAGGGTTATTTTGGGAAAGAAAATCTGTCCCTTCCACACATTCATTTCTATGCCTCATTTTCTGCCCCAGGGCAACTGCTGTTCACCTACCCTtcaagttttcctttctcttacacAATAATAGTGTATTACTGCTCTTACATACCCTTGACAcacttaaagagaaaaaaaatccccaaccACTTCATTAATAAAGGGGACTTTGCCCCCTGTGAGCACAGGTGGATCTGCCTCATTTTTCATAGCTGCTAACAAGAtcactttttcatttaaaaacaaaaacagggcccggggagatggcttagtggttaagatcactcATCATCATTGCAGAGGCTCCTGACTtgcctcccagcccccacatggtggctcagccatcagcaactccaattccaggggatctgacaccctccgctgacctcctcaggtaccaAGCACATAagttgtgcacacacatacatgcaggcaaaatactcacacccATACATAAATctaagagttaaaaacaaaaaccaagctgggcggtggtggcacacgccattaatcccagcatttgggaggcagaggcaggtggatctctaggccagcctggtctacaaagcgagttccaggacaggctccaaagctacacaaagaaaccctgtctcgaaaaacaaaaacaaaaaccaaccaaacaaaccaaaaacaaaaacaactttcgAGATGGTGTCTGGCCATATTGCcaggactggccttgaactcctgcttcagcctcctgagtgccagcacCCCGGCCTCATTTTCCCATCACATTGCTGgaatctgtctccctctcccaggTTTAAGATCCACAGGAGCTGGTCAGAGCTCCTCACTATCACTTCACACAGAGCGGCTGCCAGACTAGCCCCCGTGGTCACTGCCCCAGCCACAGTCTGGGTGTCTGGCTGGAGGGCAGGCCTGTGTATACTGTCTGGACTTCCAGGTTTTCCCTAAGCCTGTAGTCTGCCCCTGCAGCTGCTGGAAGAAGACATGACTGAAAGAGAAAGGTTTGGTGTGAACAGCCTACAGGGGACTGTGAGGGATGGCCTGACTTTCCTCCCTTTGTACGGAAAAGCTGCAGGAATAGTGAACTTTGACCTCTGCCCCGCTTTGGGGTGTGGTGAGTTTACCCTCTGCCTTAGTTGGGCAAGCTGCTACGgcctggccctggctggcctcactcCGCTCTATGCTCTCCCTCTGTTTATTTCCTCCTTCAGTGTGTTGACTAGAAGTTAAATGCAGTAGGCACGGTGCCTTGAACCATTTCGCAAGCCCTACTCTGGATTAAGTCATTCCAGATGGTGTTAGCCTCTAGGCCTTTTGATGACACACATGCTCCTCTCTtttctggtgctgggaatggatgtAATTtggggtctcacacatgctaaacGTAACCGCGGCCACTCAGCTGGACCCCAGCCCTGAGTTCCCTGACTTAAAAGCATTGCTTCAACCGGTCCGCTTATCTGAGGTCACAATGTTCACAATTTCAGTTGCTACTGGTTAACCTCGGAGGGTCCCAAACTGAATGTGTGCAATACAGTAAGATTCTGAGAAAGAGAGCGAGAACATGCCTATCATTTATTACAGTGTTACTGTGATCATTCTAATTACTGTCA includes the following:
- the Pex26 gene encoding peroxisome assembly protein 26 encodes the protein MKSDASTSAAPLKGLGGPLRSSEPARALPAVSPGAHLLEEAADLLVVHLDFQAALETCERAWQSLAEEPASGTVVEVRCSLCVVGIQALAEMDRWREVLPWVLQYYQVPEKLPPKVLELCILLHSKMKEPGAVLAVADAWLQDPDNQGLPEYGSLAELHLLRVLLPLGRLSEAAGLAEGSAAFSEEQREEALQAIHTAQRQRTQEHLRQEHPSSQEQQKLSQQGSFSWKLMSLLRLLRQLWGSVKSHLLSQPFKKSLLAALILCLLVLRFDPATPSSLPLLYQLVQLFRRIQKATLSRLYPLALRD